One genomic window of Arthrobacter sp. KBS0703 includes the following:
- a CDS encoding DUF3515 family protein, with translation MHRHRTPAPVRRLTAAAAVALTGLALGGCSPAVDVPPAADAANPACAPMMVALPDTIGDAGLRKTNSQATAAWGDPSKVILRCGVNVPGPTTDRCVSVNDVDWVIKEGNPVWTLTTFGREPATEILMDPNKISSATVLADLSAAAGKIKASRNCVGQADLQDLPTSK, from the coding sequence ATGCACCGCCACCGCACCCCCGCCCCTGTCCGCCGGCTCACGGCAGCGGCCGCAGTGGCCCTCACGGGACTGGCACTGGGCGGCTGCTCCCCCGCCGTCGACGTTCCTCCTGCCGCGGATGCCGCAAACCCCGCGTGCGCCCCCATGATGGTGGCGCTTCCGGACACCATAGGCGACGCCGGCCTGCGCAAGACGAACAGCCAGGCGACCGCCGCCTGGGGCGATCCCTCCAAGGTGATCCTGCGCTGCGGCGTCAACGTCCCCGGGCCCACGACGGACCGGTGCGTCAGCGTGAACGATGTGGACTGGGTCATCAAAGAGGGCAATCCGGTGTGGACGCTGACCACGTTCGGCCGGGAGCCCGCCACCGAGATCCTGATGGATCCGAACAAGATCAGCTCTGCCACGGTGCTGGCCGATCTTTCCGCGGCGGCCGGCAAGATCAAGGCAAGCCGGAACTGCGTGGGCCAGGCAGACCTCCAGGACCTGCCGACCAGCAAGTAG